From Amphiprion ocellaris isolate individual 3 ecotype Okinawa chromosome 2, ASM2253959v1, whole genome shotgun sequence, a single genomic window includes:
- the LOC118471570 gene encoding uncharacterized protein LOC118471570: protein MTSKPQGRSPAFKIKRPKRSEVNYCPQFPVGETEATLEKLRVELLTDIKLRNGKEMVKAKMEKTFSYRRYEVIRDAPMVQDFKGRWPALFDVFEINSEFKRLTTLPLQSRFLSKLDLLSRKLQALYEKRGGQIGKKLKQLMEEMKTESGEDDLDSVREGVLRALCVYLNEDPENLIKDHVVSTTIFYPSHTHGNGHTQGCRLRLKWSNFQWF from the exons ATGACCAGCAAGCCACAAGGCAGGAGTCCAGcattcaaaataaaaagacCGAAGCGGTCTGAAGTTAACTACTGTCCACAGTTTCCAGTCGGTGAAACTGAAGCAACATTAGAAAAACTTAGAGTAGAGCTTCTAACCGACATAAAGCTGAGAAATGGCAAAGAGATGGTGAAAGCAAAGATGGAAAAGACCTTTTCATACCGAAGATATGAGGTGATCCGAGATGCCCCCATGGTCCAGGACTTTAAAGGAAGATGGCCAGCCCTCTTTGACGTGTTTGAG ATAAATTCAGAGTTCAAGCGATTGACAACCCTGCCACTCCAGTCCCGCTTTCTGTCTAAACTGGATCTTTTGTCTCGCAAACTTCAAGCCTTGTATGAGAAGAGGGGAGGACAAATTGGAAAGAAGCTAAAGCAACTGATGGAAGAAATGAAAACT gaATCTGGGGAGGATGATCTCGATTCCGTGAGGGAAGGTGTTCTGAGGGCGCTGTGTGTCTACTTGAATGAAGACCCTGAAAACCTGATAAAGGATCATGTTGTGAGTACAACAATATTTTACCCAAGTCACACGCATGGAAATGGTCATACACAGGGCTGTAGACTGCGACTAAAATGGTCAAATTTTCAATGGTTTTAG